A window of Terriglobia bacterium genomic DNA:
TCACAATGGATCACATTGGAGCGGTACCTTTGCTCTTCGCGGATGTATTCTCGCTTTTGTTATGAATTGGAACCGTGAGGCGGCGCTCGGGACAGGTGGATCCGAATGACGGGATGGAGAATCCTCGAGGAACTACCCCGCCCCAGCGAAGCCAGGATGGCAACCCGGCTACAGCGAGGGCTTTTGTTCAGATATGTCGTCGCGCGAGGCGCGACTTGGCGGGTCTCGGCGACGGTAGACCCCTTACTCACGTGCGAGGCTACTTTCCCGGGTGGGATGGGTGACTAAGGGTCGACAATTTCTGGAAAAAATCGGTTCGCCTGAAGCTTTCCATTACTCTCAACCACTCGTTTTCAGCTATCCTGCGATTGATGGCTCCTTTCGCACTTTCCGATCTTCTTGGTCAGCCGGTTTACGACAATTCCGGCGGAAAAGTGGGACGTGTGCGCGAAATCGCCATTGTTCCGCAGGACGATCCGAATCATGTTGCGGCCTTCGTCGTGAAGACCTCCGAAGGCGATCGGCTGCTCTCCAGTCACAGGGTGAAGAGCGTCAACGGCGGAGTTAGGAGCCTCGGCGCGCTCAGCGACCTGACACCTTATAACGGTTCGGAAGGCATGTTGTTGCTGGAGCGCGACCTGCTCGATCAGCAGATCATCGACGTTCACGGCCGCAAGGTGGTTCGTGTCAACGACGCGGTGCTGCTCGGCGAGGAAGTCAAGGACGGAACGGTCTCGCTGCGCATCGAGTCGGTCGATGTCGGCGCTCGCGGCGCGTTGCGGCGCCTGCTGCGCGGAGTGGTTCCGCACATTGCTCTGCGCGGACTGCTGGAGAGGATTCCGCCGAAGCCGATTCCGTGGGAGTTCGTGAACCTGATCGAGACCGATCCCGCGCGTCGCGTGCGCCTGAAGATCTCCTCCGATCGTCTGGCGAAGCTGCATCCAGCGGACATCGCGGACATCATCGAGGAACTCGCGCCAGCCGAACGCGACGCCGTCTTCCAGACCCTGGACGAGGAAGTCGCAGCGCAGGCACTGGAGGAGATCGACCCGAAGCTGCAGGTCTCGATCGTCAACTCGATGGGAAGCGACAAGGCCGCGGACATCGTCGAAGAGATGGACCCGGACGCTGCGGCCGACCTGCTCGCCGACCTGACTCCAGAGCAGTCGGAAGAGATACTGGAGGAAATGGAGCCGGAAGCGGC
This region includes:
- a CDS encoding CBS domain-containing protein; translated protein: MAPFALSDLLGQPVYDNSGGKVGRVREIAIVPQDDPNHVAAFVVKTSEGDRLLSSHRVKSVNGGVRSLGALSDLTPYNGSEGMLLLERDLLDQQIIDVHGRKVVRVNDAVLLGEEVKDGTVSLRIESVDVGARGALRRLLRGVVPHIALRGLLERIPPKPIPWEFVNLIETDPARRVRLKISSDRLAKLHPADIADIIEELAPAERDAVFQTLDEEVAAQALEEIDPKLQVSIVNSMGSDKAADIVEEMDPDAAADLLADLTPEQSEEILEEMEPEAASEVGELLEFPEDTAAGRMTTDYMSLAPTATVRDAVSMLRTFEGGLESMSTIYLVRDGEYLVGAVPLAKLVLSDPETKLHSLGTDPLISCPPGAEENEVAELFDKYNLLTLPVVDEEGKLTGVITADDVISILRARL